The Aphis gossypii isolate Hap1 unplaced genomic scaffold, ASM2018417v2 Contig00709, whole genome shotgun sequence DNA segment TTACACCGTCAcggtatgtaaatatttctcCAGACTTCTTGAAGCGTATTTATCATTCAtgggtaatattttatcccaCATTCTCGATCCTGctgtgaaatataaaaaattcactttTTTGGAATGTGAATCGGTTTTGATCACAAGTATGGTATATAGGGGAGAGCATGTATTAGTCGTAGAGTCTAAAGAAACAAGCGGATgtagaattttattgaatagaaGAGATCTTATGACAATTCAAGATTTAGAGTGGATGATTTTTGAAACCGTATCAAGAAAAATCAATATCGTAagacctaatattttaaatcaactcGAACAAATATCCGAATACTTTAaaacagattttaatattgataaatccgCTACACTCGATGaagttatatcaataatcAGAGGAATTCATATTGAATTAATCGCGAAACATATACAAAAGAACAAACAGAGTTTTTTAacccaaataatattattcgcaaCTGAACAGCTTGCAATCAATTGGATGACAAAATCGAGAAATTCGTTAaaagtaagaatatattttgaaattattaataaaaatatttaacatatgcATTAAATTAGACAGTTGATGCACCGGCAGAATTTATTTCACCAACCAAGAGAAATGAGATGCACGATGCTGAGGAATTAAAGGTGaaacatattgtacatatttttattacgattactgatttttgttaattttagttttattctgAAACCTTTGATGTGGAAATGCTACAACCTTCACCACCAAGATACTCAAGTATGTCTCCGTTGATGAAATATAATGAAGACGATCCTTCACAGTCACGAGTAACTATAAAtgaaaccaataaaatattcaagtactaaattttattttattcttagggTGCTGACGAGGAAAGGGGATTCAGAGAATATTTAGTAACAAATTCGATGAATCCATTAGAGGCAGCATGGGCTCCGATTCGGAAAACTATACCAAGGACGATACACGTatgtcgtatatatatatatatatatatatatatatatatataatttttatgagaaaaaaaaaattattattattaattttataggctGTCGATGAAAATGATGGTCCTACGTATTTTAACAGACCATAATCCCCCACCATCTCTTTCCGACTTCATAGATGGCAAGTCAGCAGAACAATCTACTCACTCCAATACAAAagtctttttataattattaataaaatcttgttaatgataataataataataaatatttcttatatcataatatttgttattcaataCGTTATCAATACCCAGACTATGTTTCCTTCCATAATcatgttttatatcatatgaGTTTTTACTCCCACCCTGACTTAAGTAGGGATTCGTCCCCGCTCTAAACAAGCGCTCGATAGCACTGCATAAAAAGGATGACACGACCATATGACAAGTCAGTCGTAACCCGCTCTTCAAGTTAACAAGTAACATTAAGTAACAATTTCTGCGTTTAACCTTCAGTGTTACATAATGGCTAATAATCTGATCGATTGTAACACATTCTTTATTGATAGCaatgtttatttacatattggcTTAGATCCGGAACTTTTGTTTAATTGTGTTGTTTGTATTACAAGTAACTCTCAGTGCGTGAAAATGAGTGTTGAATTGTTTCAATCCATAAATACACTTCTTAACAACGTAAACTTTAGACTTCCATCGCACTTACTGTTAAAGGAGTTTAAATTGATGTCAATAGAGGAATTCAACGGTGTTAATATTCTGTCAATCAAATGCTTGCAGCAAGACCAGAATGTGCAGTTGACTAAGGAGAATGTTAAAAAGATTTTACAATTGAGCGATGCCATGGAAGAAGTTATTcagatgaaaaatatgtatgttcgATCCGCTTCATTGCTTCAGGCCTGTAAGATTTCAATGTTTCTGGGGAAAGAAATGCCGTTACCCaaagatacaaaaataagCGATGTTGAGGATTATCTGGAGCACATTGAGGTCAAGAAATTGAAAGAACGTATTTCAGTCCAAGGTACTTGCTTAATAGCAGATTTAAAGATTAAAGCACTCAAACAATTGGCAAGGGGCTGGTTATCTTCTTCACCCGAAACTGaggtaatactaatatattttacataatgttgtatacttaaacaacatttttttttttgttttagtctGAAGTCAACAGACCGAGGACAAGAGCATTTGTAGCGCGTGAAAGGGCAAAGGCAAGCCGTAGATtaagttatttgaaataatttattatgtaatattttattgtaatacaatcagaaaaaaaaaatgtttataattatattttaatatggcgaataataaaataaaaacatcataattttttttttaaaaaaaaagttttttatttttacaaactattTACAATTTCCTTACATCACCATTAAAagggttataagttataatttgatcGTGTAAAATGAGACAATAAGCTGCGGTTTTTGCTGGAATGGCCTTGTCTGTTTCGAATTCAATTCGTAAATCTACAGTCGATGATTTTACGTTGTCATTCTGTCGTGATAAATCCACGACTACGATTGGtacaaattgttgaaaaattttttaggAAGTAAAGGGTCACTATACTCTCTCTCGTAGTACGATTTCTGGAATTCAGCATATGCCTTGTACAATATAGCCGTAACATTGTTTGTGAAATCTTCACGAAAATCTTCATATGGATATACTTCAGAGTTTAAATGTACTTTTAGGTTTTTCAAATAGCAGTGATCGAATCGTCCTGatggattaaataaattattttttcgatcgGTTTGAAGTCC contains these protein-coding regions:
- the LOC126555101 gene encoding uncharacterized protein LOC126555101 codes for the protein MANNLIDCNTFFIDSNVYLHIGLDPELLFNCVVCITSNSQCVKMSVELFQSINTLLNNVNFRLPSHLLLKEFKLMSIEEFNGVNILSIKCLQQDQNVQLTKENVKKILQLSDAMEEVIQMKNMYVRSASLLQACKISMFLGKEMPLPKDTKISDVEDYLEHIEVKKLKERISVQGTCLIADLKIKALKQLARGWLSSSPETESEVNRPRTRAFVARERAKASRRLSYLK